A genomic window from Carassius auratus strain Wakin unplaced genomic scaffold, ASM336829v1 scaf_tig00214211, whole genome shotgun sequence includes:
- the LOC113091546 gene encoding uncharacterized protein LOC113091546 isoform X3, with protein MRYFSDKWGKIDPVEYVLGTRFATRRNRTTGTFAQTIVKDKFVYIPILETLQSIYRHPSITDMMARDSQQRPNCLYDIHDGEFFKRHALFSKQRHAVQIQLFFDEFECSNPLGSKRGIHKLGAIYFTLRNISPKYNSSLLNIHLVTLFHAQDIKTYGFDKILEPLVQDISTLETIGIQIPLFDQTVYGTIVQVTGDILGVHSLFGFVESFSARYCCRFCLLEKEDFQTVFSEDRPKMTVRTKELHAEHCQTMQSNPSLPYVMGVKKSCFLNWLQYFHTTSNFSVDIMHNILEGVAQFEMKLLIQHLIENYTTSAEVDKRIQFQLWLHGTKQQTSWCTIKRGFQ; from the coding sequence atgcgGTACTTTTCAGACAAATGGGGGAAAATAGATCCTGTTGAATATGTTCTTGGAACAAGATTTGCAACGCGGCGTAACAGAACAACTGGAACTTTTGCCCAAACCATTGTTAAggataaatttgtatatataccaATTCTTGAGACTTTACAGTCCATTTATAGACACCCTAGCATTACAGATATGATGGCGAGAGATTCACAACAAAGACCAAATTGTCTTTATGACATACACGATGGAGAATTCTTTAAGAGGCATGCACTCTTCTCAAAACAAAGACATGCAGTTCAGATCCAgcttttttttgatgaatttgaATGCTCAAACCCCCTTGGATCAAAACGAGGAATACATAAGTTAGGAGCTATCTATTTTACCCTTAGAAATATTTCCCCTAAATACAATTCGAGTTTACTAAATATACATTTAGTCACTTTATTTCATGCACAAGATATCAAAACCTATGGGTTTGATAAAATACTAGAGCCACTTGTCCAGGATATCTCAACACTGGAAACCATTGGAATTCAGATTCCTTTATTTGACCAGACAGTTTATGGAACCATTGTCCAGGTTACTGGTGACATTCTTGGTGTCCATTCCTTGTTTGGTTTTGTGGAATCATTTAGTGCTAGGTACTGTTGCCGCTTTTGCCTACTAGAGAAAGAGGACTTTCAGACAGTGTTCAGTGAAGATAGGCCAAAGATGACAGTGCGAACTAAAGAACTTCATGCTGAACACTGCCAGACGATGCAGAGCAATCCCAGTCTGCCTTATGTAATGGGAGTAAAAAAGTCTTGCTTTTTAAATTGGTTGCAATATTTCCACACAACTTCAAATTTTTCAGTCGATATTATGCACAACATATTAGAGGGGGTTGCTCAATTTGAGATGAAATTACTAATTCAGCACCTGATAGAAAATTACACCACATCAGCAGAAGTAGACAAAAGAATTCAGTTTCAACTATGGCTTCATGGAACAAAACAACAAACCTCCTGGTGTACAATTAAGAGAGGGTTCCAATGA